The following are from one region of the Gammaproteobacteria bacterium genome:
- the trpB gene encoding tryptophan synthase subunit beta gives MSAYDLPNKEGHFGPYGGIFVAETLISALEDLRKQYEFYRDDPEFKAEFAYELKHYVGRPSPIYHAKRWSEHLGGAQILLKREDLNHTGAHKINNTVGQALLARRMGKKRVIAETGAGQHGVASATVAARYGMECVVYMGSEDVKRQATNVYRMKLLGATVVPVESGSKTLKDALNEAMRDWVTNVENTFYIIGTVAGPHPYPMMVRDFQVVIGNEAKVQMQEDFNRQPDALIACVGGGSNAIGLFYPYIDDTDVRLIGVEAAGKGVDTNQHAATLSTGKPGVLHGNRTYLIQDENGQIIETHSISAGLDYPGVGPEHAWLKDCGRAEYVAITDDEALEAFHTLCRFEGIMPALESSHALAYAAKYAPTLPKDKLLLVNLSGRGDKDMATVAQMSGLTL, from the coding sequence GTGAGTGCTTATGATCTGCCGAATAAAGAAGGTCATTTCGGTCCGTATGGCGGTATATTTGTCGCCGAAACATTAATCTCGGCACTGGAAGATTTGCGCAAGCAATACGAATTTTATCGTGACGACCCGGAATTCAAGGCGGAATTTGCGTATGAATTGAAACATTACGTCGGACGTCCCAGTCCTATTTATCATGCAAAAAGATGGTCTGAGCACTTAGGCGGTGCGCAGATTCTATTGAAACGCGAAGATCTGAACCACACCGGCGCACATAAAATCAACAATACGGTAGGACAGGCGCTTTTGGCACGGCGGATGGGGAAAAAACGGGTCATTGCGGAAACCGGTGCGGGTCAGCATGGTGTGGCAAGTGCCACGGTAGCCGCGCGCTATGGCATGGAGTGCGTGGTCTACATGGGTTCCGAAGACGTAAAACGCCAAGCGACCAATGTGTACCGCATGAAACTGCTGGGTGCGACCGTAGTACCGGTGGAATCAGGGTCCAAGACCTTAAAAGATGCGCTGAATGAAGCCATGCGCGATTGGGTCACCAATGTCGAAAATACGTTTTATATCATCGGGACTGTGGCGGGGCCGCACCCTTATCCGATGATGGTCAGGGATTTTCAGGTGGTCATCGGGAATGAAGCCAAAGTACAAATGCAGGAAGATTTCAATCGCCAACCGGATGCATTGATCGCATGTGTCGGTGGCGGATCGAATGCGATCGGCTTGTTTTATCCATACATTGACGATACCGATGTTCGCTTGATCGGCGTGGAAGCAGCGGGAAAAGGCGTTGATACAAACCAGCATGCGGCAACCTTATCCACAGGCAAACCTGGCGTATTACACGGTAACCGCACTTATCTTATCCAGGATGAAAATGGTCAGATCATTGAGACCCATTCCATTTCAGCCGGTCTTGATTATCCCGGCGTGGGACCGGAACATGCCTGGCTTAAAGATTGCGGACGGGCGGAATATGTTGCGATTACCGACGATGAAGCGCTGGAAGCGTTTCATACACTGTGCCGCTTTGAAGGCATCATGCCGGCGCTGGAGTCCAGTCATGCACTGGCTTATGCTGCCAAATATGCACCTACTTTACCGAAAGACAAATTGTTGCTGGTGAACTTATCCGGACGGGGCGACAAGGATATGGCGACTGTCGCGCAAATGTCCGGTTTGACGCTGTAA
- a CDS encoding acetyl-CoA carboxylase carboxyltransferase subunit beta → MSWFQNIIPPKIKRKEAGEKKIVPEGLWSKCRTCEAVLYYTDLAKNLNVCPKCDFHNRVSARNRLDQLLDPEGRYEIGAEVAATDALKFKDSKRYVDRLAQAKENTDEQDSLVVMQGTIKTMPAVVAVFEFGFMGGSMGSVVGERFARGIKACIDLHLPFICFSASGGARMQEGLFSLMQMAKTTAALTKLSHHKLPFISILTDPTMGGVSASFAFLGDVVIAEPGALIGFAGPRVIEQTVRQTLPEGFQRAEFLLQHGAIDMIVDRRQMRDKIVSLCTQLMRVPEPTT, encoded by the coding sequence ATGAGCTGGTTTCAGAACATTATCCCGCCAAAAATCAAAAGAAAAGAAGCAGGTGAAAAGAAAATCGTACCGGAAGGCCTGTGGAGTAAGTGCCGTACCTGCGAAGCGGTTTTATATTACACCGATCTGGCTAAGAATCTGAATGTTTGTCCTAAATGTGATTTTCATAATCGCGTTTCGGCGAGAAACCGTCTCGATCAATTGCTCGATCCGGAAGGCCGTTATGAAATCGGTGCTGAAGTAGCCGCCACCGATGCATTGAAATTTAAAGACAGTAAGCGCTATGTCGATCGCTTGGCGCAAGCGAAGGAAAATACCGACGAGCAGGATTCCTTAGTGGTAATGCAGGGAACCATCAAAACGATGCCGGCCGTTGTTGCGGTCTTTGAGTTCGGTTTTATGGGCGGTTCGATGGGCTCCGTTGTGGGCGAGCGCTTTGCGCGCGGTATCAAGGCTTGCATCGATCTGCACTTGCCATTCATATGCTTCAGTGCGAGCGGCGGTGCGCGCATGCAGGAGGGCTTGTTTTCGTTAATGCAAATGGCGAAAACAACCGCTGCGCTAACCAAGCTCAGTCATCATAAATTACCGTTCATATCGATTCTGACCGATCCTACCATGGGAGGCGTATCGGCCAGTTTTGCTTTCCTCGGCGATGTGGTGATCGCCGAACCCGGAGCTCTGATCGGTTTTGCCGGTCCGCGTGTTATTGAACAAACAGTGCGCCAAACTCTTCCGGAAGGTTTTCAGCGGGCCGAATTCCTATTGCAGCATGGTGCGATTGATATGATCGTCGATCGCAGACAAATGCGCGACAAAATTGTCAGTCTGTGCACACAACTGATGCGTGTTCCCGAACCCACAACTTAG
- a CDS encoding SPOR domain-containing protein: MNKNISEEELLLRKRARRRLVGAIVLVLTAVIILPAIFDEPKSGSEKQEIAINLPPGKSAKIDVTPKEELINRELPNEEDTSPELSSRPRMGASTHDEFAGTSGEHRRIPIPGIKPKIDRRLVAAAPEAKNASAAKAAQTATSAPAPVATIPDSAGATPAAPAADTAKSFVVQLGAFSDPVKAKQQQANLLANGFKAYTETLKVDHNEVTRVRLGPFMTRSAAEAELKKLKKIGLDGVVAPK; encoded by the coding sequence ATGAATAAAAATATCAGCGAAGAAGAATTATTACTCAGAAAGCGCGCGAGACGCCGCTTGGTTGGTGCTATTGTGCTGGTTCTGACCGCTGTCATCATATTGCCGGCCATATTCGATGAGCCCAAAAGTGGAAGTGAGAAACAGGAAATCGCCATCAATTTACCGCCGGGCAAAAGCGCCAAGATCGATGTGACCCCGAAAGAAGAATTAATAAACCGTGAACTTCCCAATGAAGAAGATACGTCACCGGAATTGTCGAGCAGACCTAGAATGGGTGCGTCGACGCATGATGAATTCGCTGGCACATCAGGTGAACACAGGCGCATCCCTATCCCCGGTATTAAACCCAAAATCGACCGGCGTTTAGTAGCCGCCGCTCCCGAAGCAAAAAATGCATCAGCGGCAAAAGCTGCGCAGACTGCGACATCCGCACCTGCACCTGTGGCAACAATACCGGATAGTGCTGGAGCGACACCAGCAGCACCAGCAGCGGATACGGCGAAAAGCTTCGTTGTACAGCTAGGGGCATTTTCTGATCCGGTAAAAGCCAAGCAACAACAAGCAAATCTGCTGGCAAATGGTTTTAAAGCCTATACTGAAACACTGAAAGTTGATCACAATGAGGTAACGCGGGTAAGACTCGGTCCATTTATGACGCGAAGTGCCGCTGAAGCCGAATTAAAAAAATTAAAAAAGATCGGGTTGGACGGTGTAGTGGCTCCCAAGTAA
- the truA gene encoding tRNA pseudouridine(38-40) synthase TruA, translated as MRVVLVLEYDGSRYCGWQSQPQGCSIQDVLETALSKIAQEKIRIITAGRTDTGVHALYQVVHFDTLAQRPVGAWIRGVNALLPNDIAVLWANEVSGEFHARYSAKERRYLYLLLNQPVRPGINNNKVGWYHHPLELAKMQAAGNILIGEHDFSSFRAAECQAKSPVRTITRLTITRQGNILVFDICANAFLHHMVRNIIGCLVYVGKGKYSAEWMRELLASCDRTYAAPTFSSAGLYLAGVKYDTCWGMPEFSPMPVIANSSFHD; from the coding sequence GTGCGCGTAGTTCTTGTTTTAGAGTATGACGGCAGCCGTTATTGCGGATGGCAAAGCCAACCGCAAGGCTGCTCGATCCAGGATGTGCTGGAAACAGCCTTATCGAAAATCGCGCAAGAAAAAATCCGTATCATTACCGCCGGACGCACCGATACAGGAGTGCATGCACTCTATCAAGTGGTACATTTCGATACATTGGCGCAGCGCCCGGTCGGTGCCTGGATACGCGGCGTCAATGCATTATTGCCCAATGATATTGCGGTACTCTGGGCAAACGAAGTATCCGGCGAATTTCACGCCAGGTATAGTGCAAAGGAGCGACGCTACTTATATTTGTTATTGAATCAGCCGGTGCGACCAGGAATTAATAATAATAAAGTCGGCTGGTATCATCACCCGTTAGAATTGGCAAAAATGCAGGCTGCGGGCAATATTCTCATCGGTGAACATGATTTCTCTTCATTTCGAGCCGCCGAATGTCAAGCAAAATCCCCGGTACGGACAATCACCCGGCTAACCATCACCCGACAAGGGAATATATTGGTTTTCGATATATGCGCTAACGCATTTCTGCATCACATGGTGCGCAATATCATTGGTTGTCTTGTTTATGTCGGCAAAGGGAAGTATTCTGCCGAATGGATGCGAGAATTATTGGCAAGCTGTGACCGGACGTATGCCGCACCTACATTTTCCTCTGCGGGTTTGTATCTGGCCGGTGTGAAGTATGACACGTGCTGGGGCATGCCGGAATTTTCTCCGATGCCGGTCATTGCCAATTCATCGTTTCATGATTAA
- a CDS encoding LysM peptidoglycan-binding domain-containing protein — protein MLPWAVIQAAGLGKLTLNSALGQPLAAEIDIVTTSSDDVSSLKASIAPREAFTQAGISYEPVLSTIKASVESRANGSPYIKLSSPQAVNDPFLMVLLELNWSSGRILREYTVLLDPIEANTQNIAAASTNSTPVIVATQLNEEKAPADEKNKRGVNSSGTKTKNNAPGSGKKSYGPVKRGDTLSSIARQVLPAGVDLNQMLVALYHANRDAFIADNMNLLKTGTVLKIPEKNEIAAVDASTAQAEIKMQTADWRSYRSKLADISRESPAQHTISQSDQGHITTTLDKKSAATPHVSKEVLKLSSGAQLPDKDGKIPDSTLVDRLRMMEEDAIARNLALKEANERVAMLEKSIENLKQLLELKDSVLAQAQLKADPSHKTAAKPEVQSSVAVESSPGKDTKTELSLAAVPAQQPLAVQPASEATAKSPPVTAPPPASLAPDTENRSWIDLLFGYIEYIAGALILGLLLVLLMIKRRRKQQEAVEEEEDTRKENFSSAMRSRMSTMAATGAAAAVAADSFASENTEDDLTYQNLDSYSEDEEFDKEAKYDEDHAPRYEAATELPADDEPLIADLQSDEQPVSQNVRGDFAEDYEQPADSGSDATSSVNQIDFDLSDEVDEIKHHAALDQSLADDEAGLLNAGEDSKAPESAADYALEINFDDSEKSLDAVNLNDDNVFDNEKMDLDFDLGDSVGSGIDLTKDEAASEIEFPSTGDESAADQSKTISGLRDEPLEFDQIPDIAQKAPVANISELELAHINLNLEDSDQENEKEENLDLSEKSEQWQEVETKLDLAKAYQEMDDKEGAREMLEEVIRDGDEKQKKAAKQMLKSL, from the coding sequence ATGTTGCCATGGGCTGTTATTCAAGCCGCGGGATTAGGTAAGTTGACACTTAATTCCGCTTTGGGGCAACCGCTTGCTGCTGAAATCGATATTGTCACGACCAGTAGCGATGATGTGTCATCTCTAAAAGCCAGTATCGCGCCCCGGGAAGCATTCACGCAAGCCGGTATCAGTTACGAACCGGTTCTATCCACAATCAAAGCTTCAGTGGAATCACGAGCCAACGGTAGCCCATACATCAAATTGTCATCACCGCAGGCCGTCAACGATCCTTTTTTGATGGTACTACTGGAATTGAATTGGTCTTCAGGACGTATACTGCGCGAATATACTGTTCTGCTTGATCCTATCGAAGCCAATACACAAAATATTGCCGCAGCAAGCACCAATTCCACTCCGGTGATAGTTGCAACTCAATTGAATGAAGAGAAAGCACCTGCGGATGAAAAAAATAAGCGGGGTGTGAATTCTTCCGGAACGAAAACGAAAAATAACGCTCCCGGATCCGGCAAGAAATCCTACGGGCCGGTAAAGCGCGGCGATACGCTGTCATCCATCGCCCGTCAGGTATTGCCGGCCGGTGTCGATCTTAATCAAATGCTCGTGGCACTTTATCATGCCAATCGCGATGCCTTCATTGCCGATAATATGAATCTGCTCAAAACCGGTACCGTTCTGAAGATACCGGAGAAGAATGAAATAGCGGCCGTTGATGCATCAACAGCACAAGCTGAGATTAAAATGCAAACCGCCGATTGGCGCAGCTATCGAAGTAAACTCGCCGATATCAGCCGGGAATCTCCGGCGCAGCACACGATTAGCCAGTCGGATCAAGGTCATATTACTACCACACTGGATAAGAAATCTGCGGCAACGCCGCACGTTTCTAAAGAAGTCCTGAAGTTATCGAGCGGAGCGCAATTACCCGATAAGGACGGTAAGATTCCGGATTCTACGCTGGTTGATCGTCTGCGGATGATGGAAGAAGATGCCATTGCACGCAATCTTGCTCTGAAAGAAGCGAACGAGCGCGTGGCGATGCTGGAAAAAAGCATCGAGAACTTGAAACAGCTGCTGGAATTGAAGGATTCCGTTCTGGCGCAAGCGCAACTCAAAGCTGACCCGTCTCATAAGACTGCCGCTAAGCCGGAAGTGCAATCGTCGGTTGCAGTAGAATCCTCACCTGGGAAAGATACCAAAACGGAATTGAGTTTAGCTGCGGTGCCAGCGCAACAACCGCTCGCGGTTCAGCCGGCAAGCGAAGCAACCGCCAAAAGCCCGCCAGTCACTGCGCCTCCTCCAGCTTCTCTAGCACCGGACACTGAAAATCGTTCGTGGATTGATTTGCTATTTGGCTATATTGAATATATTGCTGGCGCGCTAATTTTAGGGTTGCTGCTGGTTCTGTTAATGATCAAAAGACGGCGCAAGCAGCAAGAAGCAGTCGAAGAGGAAGAAGACACGAGAAAAGAGAATTTCTCTTCCGCAATGCGTTCACGCATGTCAACCATGGCGGCTACCGGGGCGGCTGCGGCAGTCGCTGCTGATTCGTTTGCATCCGAAAACACGGAAGATGATCTAACTTATCAGAATTTAGATTCGTATTCTGAGGATGAAGAGTTTGATAAAGAAGCAAAGTACGATGAAGATCATGCTCCAAGGTATGAAGCTGCAACGGAATTGCCAGCTGACGACGAGCCATTGATAGCGGATTTGCAATCGGATGAGCAGCCAGTCAGCCAAAATGTGCGCGGTGATTTTGCAGAAGATTATGAGCAACCGGCCGATTCCGGGAGTGATGCGACAAGCTCGGTGAATCAAATTGATTTTGATTTGAGCGATGAAGTTGATGAGATTAAGCATCATGCGGCGCTGGATCAATCGCTTGCGGATGACGAAGCGGGATTATTGAATGCCGGCGAAGATTCGAAAGCACCTGAGAGTGCTGCAGATTACGCACTGGAAATCAATTTTGACGACTCGGAAAAATCTCTGGATGCTGTCAATCTCAACGACGATAATGTTTTCGACAATGAGAAAATGGATTTGGATTTTGATCTGGGAGATTCGGTTGGCTCGGGTATTGATCTGACTAAAGATGAAGCGGCAAGTGAAATCGAATTTCCATCAACCGGTGACGAATCGGCTGCAGATCAAAGCAAGACAATATCCGGATTACGTGATGAGCCCTTGGAATTTGATCAAATTCCGGATATCGCGCAAAAAGCACCTGTGGCAAATATATCTGAGCTTGAATTGGCTCATATTAACTTGAATCTTGAGGATTCCGATCAAGAAAACGAAAAGGAAGAAAATCTGGATTTAAGCGAAAAGAGCGAACAATGGCAGGAAGTGGAAACCAAGCTCGATCTGGCAAAAGCTTACCAGGAAATGGATGATAAGGAAGGCGCTAGAGAAATGCTTGAGGAAGTAATCCGGGACGGCGACGAAAAACAAAAGAAAGCAGCAAAGCAAATGCTGAAGAGTTTGTAA
- a CDS encoding CvpA family protein — protein sequence MTAFDYVVSGIFLISVILSIYRGFVREALSIAGWVVAFIVASAYASFFEQFLPAEIAGETLRISIAFVLTFLSVLLITAMATMLLTTLIKGIGLGFIDRLFGSVFGFLRALAIVTLLTLIAGLTTIPNQVFWQRAVFSRPLEVIALQVLPWLPTDLSKRISFERKENS from the coding sequence ATGACCGCATTTGATTATGTCGTTTCCGGTATTTTTCTTATTTCGGTAATTTTAAGTATTTACCGGGGATTTGTCCGGGAAGCGTTATCCATTGCCGGTTGGGTAGTCGCTTTTATCGTGGCGAGCGCTTATGCATCGTTTTTTGAACAATTTTTACCTGCCGAAATAGCCGGTGAAACACTACGCATCTCGATAGCATTTGTACTGACATTTCTTTCGGTGTTACTGATCACTGCAATGGCGACTATGTTGTTGACTACCTTGATCAAAGGCATCGGACTTGGTTTCATTGATCGATTGTTCGGCTCGGTTTTTGGTTTTTTACGGGCACTGGCAATTGTAACGTTACTGACCTTGATTGCTGGATTGACGACGATTCCCAATCAAGTATTCTGGCAGCGTGCGGTATTTAGCCGTCCATTGGAAGTGATTGCGCTACAGGTTTTACCTTGGCTGCCAACCGATCTGTCTAAACGCATTAGTTTTGAAAGAAAAGAAAATTCTTAA
- a CDS encoding tryptophan synthase subunit alpha codes for MNRIAKVFAALKKQNRKALIPFITAGDPNPEITVQLMHQLVQSGADIIELGIPFSDPMADGPTIQRSSERALKHHVSLNNVLDIVSEFRKSDTNTPVVLMGYANPVEALGYTAFAAKAKDCGVDGVLIVDYPPEESAEWVQCLEQQEIDAIFLLSPTTPQTRIEQVAKMAKGYVYYVSLKGVTGASHLDLQDVSAMLKQLRQYISLPIGVGFGIRDGVTARAVADLADAVVVGSRIIEEIEKSPEAEVLGNVGNLISTLRKAIDEN; via the coding sequence ATAAACCGTATTGCTAAGGTATTCGCTGCATTAAAAAAACAAAACCGAAAGGCGTTGATTCCGTTTATTACCGCTGGCGACCCAAACCCGGAAATAACCGTGCAATTGATGCACCAACTGGTTCAATCGGGTGCCGACATCATCGAGTTGGGCATTCCTTTCTCCGATCCCATGGCGGATGGACCGACCATTCAAAGATCGTCGGAGCGTGCACTGAAGCATCACGTCAGTTTGAATAATGTTCTAGACATAGTCAGCGAGTTTAGAAAATCGGATACGAATACGCCGGTAGTCTTAATGGGATATGCCAATCCGGTAGAGGCTCTGGGTTACACAGCATTTGCCGCTAAAGCGAAAGATTGCGGCGTCGATGGCGTTCTCATCGTCGATTATCCTCCTGAAGAATCTGCTGAATGGGTGCAGTGCCTGGAACAACAGGAAATTGATGCGATCTTTTTGCTGTCCCCGACGACACCGCAAACGCGTATCGAGCAAGTGGCAAAAATGGCCAAAGGTTACGTATACTACGTTTCGTTAAAAGGAGTGACCGGCGCATCGCACCTGGATCTTCAAGATGTCAGTGCGATGTTGAAGCAATTGCGTCAATACATTTCGTTGCCGATCGGTGTCGGATTCGGTATCCGCGACGGGGTAACGGCCAGAGCGGTTGCCGATCTGGCCGATGCCGTAGTGGTCGGCAGCCGGATCATCGAGGAAATCGAGAAATCCCCGGAAGCCGAAGTGCTGGGTAATGTCGGGAATTTGATCAGTACCTTGCGTAAAGCCATTGATGAAAATTGA
- a CDS encoding phosphoribosylanthranilate isomerase: protein MSVRVKVCGITRSEDAKAAIQSGADAIGFVFWPQSARYIDADSARRIVEVIPPFVCTVGVYVDPDVAWVEETARVAKLSLLQFHGDESPEFCNQFSQPYIKAIRVKADTDLLQYAERYKTAKGLLLDTYAADMPGGTGHIFDWQLIPQQLPLPLILSGGLNPDNVTNAIKQTKPWAVDVSSGVEASKGIKDEKKIIAFMRGVKQS, encoded by the coding sequence ATGTCAGTGCGCGTAAAAGTATGTGGAATCACCCGTAGCGAAGATGCAAAAGCGGCAATTCAATCCGGTGCAGATGCCATCGGTTTTGTTTTTTGGCCGCAGAGTGCACGCTATATCGATGCGGATTCGGCGCGCCGGATTGTTGAAGTGATACCGCCTTTTGTCTGTACCGTCGGGGTGTACGTTGACCCGGATGTTGCCTGGGTTGAGGAAACCGCACGAGTTGCCAAACTTAGCCTGCTACAATTTCACGGCGACGAGTCACCGGAATTTTGCAATCAATTTTCACAGCCTTATATTAAGGCGATTCGCGTCAAAGCGGATACAGATTTGCTACAATATGCAGAACGTTACAAGACAGCAAAAGGATTATTGCTCGATACTTATGCTGCCGACATGCCTGGCGGCACCGGTCATATTTTTGATTGGCAGCTTATCCCGCAGCAACTGCCGTTACCACTGATTCTGTCCGGTGGTTTAAATCCAGATAATGTGACGAATGCAATCAAGCAAACAAAACCGTGGGCGGTGGATGTTTCAAGCGGCGTGGAAGCATCAAAGGGTATTAAAGATGAGAAAAAAATTATTGCTTTCATGCGAGGAGTTAAACAATCGTGA
- the folC gene encoding bifunctional tetrahydrofolate synthase/dihydrofolate synthase, with protein MHAPSSETGSLADWLAYLELLHPKTIEMGLERVNRVRTKLKLAPQFPIIVVGGTNGKGSVCAMLESILFCAGYKVGCYTSPHLLRYNERVRVNKREIGDEELCHAFAQVDEARKDCDTSLTFFEFGTLAAIYSFIQVHVDVAILEVGLGGRLDAVNIFDAECAILTSIDLDHIDYLGDTREQIGFEKAAIFRKNKPAICAEIDIPDSVRRQAEQIGAKILLINQEFGFLNKHTQWDYWGPKGKRNSLPFPALRGAKQLQNASACLAALDTLHDALPVSMNEIRQGLNEAVIPGRFQVISTQPMTILDVAHNPAAAAVLSENLAVTKPNGHTYAVFSMLQDKDIQGVIQALKNDIDFWLVSAIDSPRAAPVDYLIREIHEAGITSNENAVYQFPDCVAAFVFACEHAGKNDRICVFGSFYTVSGVLQYLNTQ; from the coding sequence ATGCATGCACCCAGTAGTGAAACCGGCTCGCTTGCAGATTGGTTAGCGTATCTCGAATTGCTTCATCCCAAAACGATCGAAATGGGACTGGAGCGTGTCAACCGGGTTCGAACTAAACTGAAATTAGCGCCGCAATTTCCCATTATCGTGGTAGGCGGCACGAATGGTAAGGGATCCGTTTGTGCGATGCTGGAGTCGATCTTATTTTGCGCCGGATATAAAGTGGGTTGTTATACCTCACCGCATTTGCTGCGCTATAACGAACGTGTTCGTGTGAATAAAAGAGAAATCGGCGATGAGGAGCTTTGCCATGCCTTTGCGCAAGTTGATGAAGCCCGGAAAGATTGTGATACATCGCTAACTTTCTTTGAATTTGGCACATTAGCTGCGATTTATTCGTTTATTCAAGTGCATGTGGATGTGGCGATTCTGGAAGTCGGCTTAGGCGGGCGCCTTGACGCTGTTAACATATTCGATGCGGAGTGCGCAATTTTGACGAGCATTGATCTTGATCATATCGATTACCTGGGAGATACCCGGGAACAAATAGGTTTCGAGAAAGCTGCGATTTTCAGAAAAAACAAACCGGCGATTTGTGCGGAAATCGATATACCGGATTCCGTTCGTCGGCAGGCAGAGCAAATCGGTGCGAAAATTCTCCTGATTAATCAGGAATTTGGTTTTTTAAATAAGCATACGCAATGGGATTATTGGGGTCCCAAAGGCAAGCGAAATTCTTTGCCTTTTCCTGCACTCCGTGGAGCTAAGCAACTGCAAAATGCGAGCGCCTGCCTGGCAGCATTGGATACGTTGCATGATGCGTTACCGGTCAGTATGAATGAAATCCGGCAAGGATTGAATGAAGCAGTGATACCCGGCAGATTCCAAGTGATCTCAACACAACCGATGACCATCCTGGATGTCGCTCATAATCCTGCAGCAGCTGCCGTTTTGTCGGAAAATTTGGCGGTAACCAAGCCGAATGGTCATACCTACGCCGTTTTTTCCATGTTGCAGGACAAAGATATTCAGGGTGTCATTCAAGCATTGAAAAATGACATCGATTTTTGGCTGGTATCCGCGATTGATTCTCCTCGCGCGGCACCGGTTGATTATTTAATCCGGGAAATTCATGAGGCAGGCATCACAAGCAATGAAAATGCCGTTTATCAATTCCCCGATTGTGTCGCGGCTTTTGTTTTTGCCTGTGAACATGCCGGCAAAAATGATAGAATTTGCGTATTTGGGTCTTTCTATACGGTAAGCGGCGTGTTGCAGTATTTGAACACACAATAG